In Halobacteriovorax marinus SJ, the following proteins share a genomic window:
- a CDS encoding TMEM165/GDT1 family protein, with amino-acid sequence MDWSVFTATFMTIFIAEIGDKTQFAALAAASQTKSTYSVLLATILALALAGTMGVAFGSVLGKYIDPNKMKYASGSAFILMGAWILLKK; translated from the coding sequence ATGGATTGGTCAGTTTTTACAGCAACATTTATGACAATTTTTATTGCAGAAATTGGAGACAAGACGCAATTTGCTGCCCTCGCAGCAGCCTCTCAAACTAAATCGACCTACTCAGTTTTACTTGCAACTATTCTCGCCTTAGCTCTTGCTGGGACAATGGGTGTTGCATTTGGTTCGGTACTTGGTAAGTATATAGATCCTAATAAGATGAAGTATGCTTCAGGTTCAGCTTTTATTTTAATGGGAGCTTGGATTCTTTTAAAGAAGTAG
- a CDS encoding DUF368 domain-containing protein: MKTWKESWEATPGPRTKKEYLMLSLKGFCMGTADLIPGVSGGTVAFITGIYEPLLEAVASIKKNFFVDLVTLRWKEALSSVHLRFIIPLAFGMIFAILSLARVMHYLIKEQPIPTWSAFFGLIAASIIVIWKDIDKPTKPMNLMFIAIGAAIAWVLVSLIPVTTPFDWWFIYLCGIIGITAMILPGLSGSFLLLILGKYEFITGAIKNPFLPENMVTIGIFLCGTATGLLGFSKILNYFMKHFRTQTMALLTGILIGSMKKVWPWKEVLETKVIRGKVRVLREANIFPSDFDSQTFLAFALIIICFTVILIMERYSSKKNEVI, encoded by the coding sequence ATGAAAACTTGGAAAGAATCGTGGGAGGCAACTCCCGGTCCAAGGACTAAGAAAGAATACCTGATGCTCTCTCTAAAAGGTTTCTGTATGGGAACAGCAGATCTGATTCCAGGGGTTTCTGGTGGAACTGTTGCTTTTATTACTGGTATATATGAACCTCTATTAGAAGCTGTAGCCTCTATAAAGAAAAACTTCTTTGTAGATCTCGTGACTTTAAGATGGAAAGAGGCCTTAAGCTCAGTTCACTTAAGATTTATAATTCCTCTGGCATTTGGGATGATTTTTGCGATCCTCTCTCTAGCAAGAGTTATGCACTATCTTATTAAAGAGCAACCGATTCCAACTTGGTCTGCGTTCTTTGGTCTCATCGCTGCATCTATAATTGTAATCTGGAAAGATATTGATAAGCCGACAAAGCCGATGAATCTCATGTTCATTGCCATTGGTGCGGCCATAGCATGGGTCTTAGTTAGTTTGATTCCCGTGACGACGCCATTTGATTGGTGGTTTATCTATCTATGTGGAATTATCGGCATCACTGCAATGATTCTCCCTGGTTTAAGTGGTTCATTTCTTCTCCTAATTTTAGGGAAGTATGAATTTATCACAGGGGCCATTAAGAATCCTTTCTTACCTGAGAACATGGTTACAATAGGAATTTTTCTATGTGGGACAGCAACTGGACTTTTAGGATTTTCAAAGATTTTAAATTACTTCATGAAACACTTTAGAACTCAGACTATGGCCTTGTTGACAGGGATTCTTATTGGTTCAATGAAGAAAGTGTGGCCGTGGAAAGAAGTTCTAGAAACTAAAGTTATTAGAGGAAAGGTAAGAGTCCTTAGAGAGGCCAATATTTTTCCAAGTGATTTTGATTCTCAAACTTTCTTAGCGTTTGCTTTAATTATAATCTGCTTTACTGTAATCTTGATTATGGAGAGATATAGCTCTAAGAAAAATGAAGTGATTTAA
- the topA gene encoding type I DNA topoisomerase: MASSEAVEETKSSKKTAKKTAKASSKKKTTKKKTTTSKKKTAKKKTAKTTKKKTTKKRDLGDYSLVIVESPSKAKTIKKYLGKGYQVVASNGHIKDLPKSKLGVDIKENFQIDLVPITGKKDKIERIQELAKDATAIYLAPDMDREGEAIAHHLAEEIGKKKKMYRVVFNAVTKSAVNNAIENPTELNKSMYESQQTRRILDRLVGYKISPILWDKVQRGISAGRVQSVALRIIVEREDEINAFEPEQWFSIHGVCEKDAQKFEVKYYGESATKKTDLTEKDLVDKILSDVKGKSLDVIDVKKKERKQNPTPPFTTSKLQQEAANKLGFTAKRTMMTAQKLYEGIQLTEHGMQGLITYMRTDSVRTAPEAMGALREFILDKYGKDYLSVEPIEYKKKGSSKVQDAHEAIRPTNLAFTPDSVRGDLEPDQQKLYELIWNKFISSQMSQAIIDQTTVMMEREGHFFKANGSIIKFPGFRTVYLEAAAEKRSRKGGDDEDDNDAGEVKSGLLPVINTGESFTPIEGPTEQEHWTSPPPRFNEASLVKSLEEFGIGRPSTYAAIISNIQDRGYVEKTENRFLPTELGIVVCRMLVESFPNVMDIKFTAGVEELLDQIEDGTIKYKKVLKEFWKEFEVTLEKAKEEMKNLKKQLIPTGINCLKCEDGEYHIKWGRNGQFFACSNYPDCNSTQDFKKHLDGSYEILPKNWFHDNCPNCQKRLEVKKGKYGRFVRCEDYPQCDTTLPYTLDITCPECNVGKFAEKKSRYGKIFYGCSNYPNCENASWTKPYVQDCPSCGYGIMGFKETKRDGKHLECAKCKFKLEWEQTKYGKEELEKQRQEEEALKGSH, translated from the coding sequence ATGGCCAGCTCAGAAGCTGTTGAAGAAACAAAGTCTTCAAAGAAAACAGCAAAAAAGACCGCCAAGGCTTCTTCTAAAAAGAAGACGACAAAGAAGAAAACGACAACTTCTAAGAAGAAAACTGCAAAAAAGAAAACAGCAAAGACTACTAAGAAGAAGACTACTAAGAAAAGAGATCTTGGGGACTATAGTCTTGTTATTGTGGAATCACCATCCAAAGCGAAGACAATTAAGAAATACCTTGGGAAAGGTTATCAAGTTGTGGCCTCTAATGGTCATATTAAAGATCTTCCAAAATCTAAGCTTGGTGTCGACATTAAAGAGAACTTTCAAATTGACCTTGTTCCAATAACAGGAAAGAAAGATAAAATTGAAAGAATTCAAGAGTTGGCCAAGGATGCGACTGCTATCTATCTTGCTCCCGATATGGACCGCGAGGGGGAGGCGATCGCTCACCATTTAGCTGAAGAAATTGGAAAGAAGAAGAAAATGTATCGTGTTGTTTTTAATGCGGTAACAAAGTCTGCAGTAAATAATGCAATAGAAAATCCAACAGAATTAAATAAGTCTATGTATGAGTCTCAACAAACGAGAAGAATTCTAGACCGTCTGGTGGGATATAAAATTTCACCAATACTTTGGGATAAGGTTCAGCGAGGGATTTCTGCGGGTAGAGTTCAATCTGTTGCCCTTAGAATTATTGTTGAAAGAGAAGATGAGATCAATGCCTTTGAACCTGAGCAGTGGTTTTCTATTCATGGTGTCTGCGAAAAAGACGCCCAGAAATTTGAAGTTAAATATTACGGAGAGTCAGCGACAAAGAAAACTGACTTAACTGAAAAAGATCTTGTAGATAAAATTCTTTCTGATGTTAAAGGAAAGAGCCTCGATGTTATTGATGTAAAGAAGAAGGAGAGGAAACAAAACCCAACTCCTCCATTTACAACATCAAAGCTTCAACAGGAAGCCGCTAATAAGTTAGGCTTTACTGCTAAGAGAACGATGATGACAGCTCAAAAGCTCTACGAAGGTATCCAGCTTACTGAGCATGGTATGCAAGGTCTTATTACATATATGAGAACTGACTCTGTTAGAACTGCTCCAGAAGCAATGGGAGCACTGAGAGAGTTTATTCTTGATAAGTACGGAAAAGATTATTTATCGGTTGAGCCTATCGAGTATAAGAAAAAGGGAAGCTCTAAAGTTCAGGATGCTCACGAGGCCATCCGTCCAACTAACTTAGCTTTTACACCTGACTCCGTTAGAGGAGATCTTGAGCCTGATCAGCAGAAGCTCTATGAACTTATTTGGAATAAATTTATTTCATCTCAAATGAGTCAAGCGATTATAGATCAGACTACAGTTATGATGGAGCGAGAAGGGCATTTCTTTAAGGCCAATGGGTCTATTATTAAATTCCCTGGTTTTAGAACTGTATACCTAGAAGCCGCAGCAGAGAAGAGATCTCGAAAAGGCGGAGATGATGAGGATGATAACGATGCAGGTGAAGTAAAGAGTGGACTATTACCTGTTATAAATACGGGAGAGAGTTTTACTCCAATCGAAGGTCCAACTGAGCAAGAGCATTGGACGTCACCACCTCCAAGATTTAATGAAGCTTCACTTGTTAAATCATTAGAGGAGTTTGGTATTGGTAGACCATCTACATACGCTGCGATTATTTCAAATATTCAAGATAGAGGATATGTTGAAAAAACTGAAAACCGCTTCCTTCCAACTGAGTTAGGAATTGTCGTTTGTAGAATGCTGGTAGAGAGTTTTCCAAACGTAATGGATATCAAGTTTACAGCAGGTGTTGAAGAGCTGCTGGATCAAATTGAAGACGGGACAATTAAGTATAAGAAAGTTTTAAAAGAGTTTTGGAAAGAGTTTGAAGTAACTCTTGAAAAAGCCAAAGAAGAAATGAAGAACCTTAAGAAGCAATTGATCCCAACAGGTATAAATTGTTTGAAGTGTGAGGACGGAGAGTACCATATTAAATGGGGGAGAAATGGACAGTTCTTTGCTTGTTCAAATTATCCAGACTGTAACTCGACACAGGACTTCAAAAAGCACTTAGATGGAAGCTATGAAATATTACCTAAGAATTGGTTCCATGATAATTGTCCAAATTGCCAAAAGAGATTAGAAGTTAAAAAAGGTAAGTATGGTAGGTTCGTACGTTGTGAAGATTACCCTCAATGTGACACAACATTACCTTATACATTAGATATTACTTGTCCTGAATGTAATGTTGGAAAGTTTGCTGAGAAGAAGAGTCGCTACGGGAAAATTTTCTATGGTTGCTCTAATTATCCAAATTGTGAAAATGCTTCTTGGACTAAACCATATGTTCAAGACTGTCCTTCTTGTGGTTACGGAATTATGGGATTCAAAGAAACTAAGAGAGACGGAAAGCATTTAGAATGTGCCAAGTGTAAATTCAAATTAGAGTGGGAACAAACTAAGTACGGCAAAGAAGAGTTAGAGAAGCAGAGACAAGAAGAGGAAGCTCTAAAGGGTAGCCATTAA